One window of the Perca fluviatilis chromosome 5, GENO_Pfluv_1.0, whole genome shotgun sequence genome contains the following:
- the fam110a gene encoding protein FAM110A, producing the protein MPLETLQHTVSKQPAMTAVAATPPRLRPKGPVGPDFYLQFKTAAGRPKQSAVERLEADKAKYVKSQGALSKQQPVRPPEVRKPLLNPGAALRPTRKTPTQTKPKQEGVQLDLEHLSNLISCDGDGATANSGDSKALGGAATSHGSPLCPTSTGAQQKKEKPCPPPRPDWSSPAKVRLKASGPARVESPGSLGSPAAGHVRRVDVMPQPSPVRTPCRPPQYIRQPLQPIPVHTQFPLPSHLRPFHTRTTPRPSPLKPVVAPSKPDNPPSSPAETPVPASPFLNLPLFPPPSPAITRLSSSSSRKRPSLTRSKSDMSDRYSRAGTELERFFNLCGLDPADLQLTGSNSDIVSMARFRSVSAPGSECAGSGKEDEDDEEEDAGNAAERVPYGVSVIERNARVIKWLYGLRQAKDNASKSTNL; encoded by the coding sequence ATGCCTTTGGAGACTCTCCAACACACAGTGAGCAAGCAACCAGCGATGACTGCAGTAGCTGCTACACCGCCACGCTTGCGGCCCAAGGGGCCAGTGGGGCCAGACTTCTACCTGCAATTCAAGACGGCAGCAGGCAGACCAAAGCAGAGTGCGGTGGAGAGGCTGGAAGCAGACAAGGCTAAATATGTCAAGAGTCAAGGGGCTCTTTCTAAACAGCAGCCAGTCAGGCCTCCTGAGGTGCGTAAGCCTCTACTAAACCCTGGCGCTGCTCTGCGGCCCACCAGGAAGACGCCCACCCAAACGAAACCAAAGCAGGAAGGAGTCCAGCTCGACTTGGAGCATCTGAGTAACCTGATCAGCTGTGATGGTGATGGTGCGACTGCCAACTCAGGTGACAGTAAAGCCCTGGGTGGTGCTGCCACTTCACACGGCTCTCCTCTTTGCCCCACATCAACAGGAGCACAACAGAAAAAGGAGAAACCGTGTCCGCCCCCTCGTCCTGACTGGTCCAGTCCGGCTAAAGTGAGGTTAAAAGCCTCTGGACCCGCTAGGGTCGAGAGTCCTGGCTCTCTTGGGTCTCCAGCTGCAGGACACGTACGCAGAGTGGATGTCATGCCTCAGCCCAGCCCTGTGAGGACGCCCTGCAGACCACCTCAGTACATCCGGCAGCCCCTTCAGCCCATACCTGTACACACCCAGTTTCCACTTCCTTCACACCTGCGTCCCTTCCACACCAGAACGACACCACGTCCTTCTCCTCTGAAACCTGTTGTCGCTCCGTCCAAACCTGACaatcctccctcctctccagcTGAAACCCCCGTCCCTGCTTCACCTTTCCTCAACCTCCCTcttttccctcctccctccccagcGATTACCCGTTTGTCCTCCTCCAGCTCGAGGAAACGCCCCTCTCTGACCCGGTCTAAATCAGATATGAGTGACCGATACTCCCGAGCTGGGACCGAGCTGGAGCGCTTCTTCAACCTGTGTGGTTTGGACCCTGCAGACCTCCAGTTGACTGGATCTAATTCTGACATTGTGTCCATGGCCCGTTTCCGTAGCGTGAGCGCTCCAGGGTCCGAGTGTGCAGGCTCTGGTAAAGAAGATGAAGACGATGAGGAGGAAGATGCTGGCAATGCTGCAGAGCGAGTTCCCTATGGCGTTTCTGTCATTGAGAGAAATGCAAGAGTGATCAAATGGCTGTATGGACTCCGTCAGGCCAAAGACAAtgcaagtaaaagtaccaatttATAG
- the prickle3 gene encoding protein prickle, whose protein sequence is MFLRGSKKRRSSRSQEEEDPDRGQPCLHCGDQCPGFRVHGWRKICVHCKCVREEHAVRSVPGQLEKMMTKLVSDFQRHSISDDDSGCASEEYAWVPPGLKPEQVYQYFSCLPEDRVPYVNSPGERYRIKQLLHQLPTHDSESQYCNSLNEEEKKELRLFSQQRKRESLGRGVVRLFPVTMTGAICQQCGRQICGGDIAVFASRAGHSSCWHPQCFQCSTCSELLVDLIYFFQEGQIYCGRHHAERLKPRCQACDEVTVSPRSPTCLINTPQHFFFVVFCCAKRFNFFFLRQRYIMRESRPYCCSCYESMYAEYCDTCGENIGIDQGQMTYEGQHWHAVESCFCCARCQLPLLGRPFLPRGGLIFCSRACSLGEDPNNSDSCDSALPSKPQHRRCDTAEKPQQPQCGSPLQPQEGTNPPITLGKDCIHTAVENRGVHCTAPVQNGLPLPSGHPHPRGSYSPLPHIHLGNGLGPSWPSDLPHYSLLPGDSGIKPPVGDLQFQRERNGNTGLTGLNSRGTSTAKDCRNWVERTNQVMQVFPPQKNSHIISPESPPLLPNNPSVLPPPLPVKSRDLMPQDSPPPNLPQPVDRPADSPPPLSRSGTARVSFREPISSSYSVDEDEDEDENEEELREGVENQQEEDEVEGGFGSRLHLQKGIPPQMDLLDGSSYHQRSLRRGWGHCRIPSDPALHPGPERRSRRSQPDRPRLDTLDWRGEKERDSQGSANGSSLTLKLSQYKHEDCSTCSSSSDSEEEGFFLGQPIPLPPQLRKQQPEEGKDREGEEEREVQRDWGLRGSIRRRRAHSLGAKDKDKNCAIS, encoded by the exons GAAGATCTGTGTACACTGCAAGTGTGTGCGAGAGGAGCATGCCGTGCGCTCGGTGCCAGGCCAGCTGGAAAAGATGATGACGAAGCTGGTGTCGGACTTCCAGAGACACTCCATCTCCGACGACGACTCGGGCTGTGCCTCCGAGGAGTACGCATGGGTCCCACCTGGGCTCAAGCCCGAACAG GTATACCAGTATTTCAGCTGCTTGCCAGAGGACAGGGTGCCTTATGTGAACAGTCCAGGGGAAAGATACCGAATCAAACAACTGCTGCACCAGCTTCCAACCCACGACAGTGAG TCCCAGTACTGTAACTCTCTGAacgaggaggagaagaaggagttGCGTTTGTTCAGTCagcagaggaaaagagaaagccTGGGCAGAGGCGTCGTCCGGCTCTTCCCAGTAACTATGACGGGAGCCATTTGCCAACAG tgtggcaggCAGATCTGCGGTGGAGACATAGCGGTGTTTGCCAGTCGGGCCGGACACAGCAGCTGTTGGCACCCTCAGTGTTTCCAGTGTTCCACCTGCAGTGAGCTCCTGGTCGATCTGATCTACTTCTTTCAGGAGGGACAGATCTACTGCGGCCGGCACCACGCTGAGAGGCTCAAGCCCCGCTGCCAGGCCTGCGATGAGGTGACTGTCTCACCGAGATCCCCAACCTGTCTCATAAACACTCCTCAACA ttttttttttgttgttttttgctgcGCTAAgcgttttaattttttttttttgcgtcagCGTTACATCATGAGAGAGAGTCGACCATACTGCTGCTCCTGCTACGAGTCCATGTACGCAGAGTACTGCGATACCTGTGGAGAAAACATAG GTATCGATCAGGGCCAGATGACATATGAGGGTCAGCACTGGCACGCCGTGGAGTCGTGTTTCTGCTGCGCCCGCTGTCAACTGCCTCTGCTGGGGCGCCCTTTCCTCCCTCGAGGGGGGCTCATCTTCTGCTCCAGGGCCTGTTCTCTGGGCGAGGACCCCAATAACTCCGACTCGTGTGACTCGGCGCTGCCGAGCAAACCTCAGCACAGACGCTGTGACACAGCAGAGAAACCCCAGCAGCCGCAGTGCGGTTCTCCACTGCAGCCACAAGAGGGCACCAACCCTCCTATAACTCTTGGAAAAGACTGCATTCATACTGCAGTGGAAAACAGAG GTGTCCACTGCACTGCTCCGGTTCAAAACGGACTTCCTTTACCCAGTGGTCATCCTCATCCAAGAGGCTCGTACTCGCCTCTTCCCCACATCCATCTAGGAAATGGCTTAGGTCCATCTTGGCCCAGCGACCTTCCACATTACAGTTTACTGCCAGGGGACTCTGGTATTAAACCTCCTGTCGGGGATCTCCAGTTCCAGCGAGAGCGGAATGGAAATACTGGACTAACTGGTCTTAATTCAAGAGGAACCTCTACTGCTAAAGACTGTAGGAACTGGGTGGAAAGGACGAATCAAGTAATGCAAG TGTTTCCTCCTCAGAAAAACTCACACATCATTTCACCTGAGTCGCCTCCCCTCTTGCCCAACAACCCATCCGTCCTGCCACCTCCTCTGCCCGTTAAGTCCCGTGACTTAATGCCCCAAGACTCACCTCCACCAAACCTCCCCCAACCAGTGGACAGACCCGCTGATTCTCCACCCCCGCTGTCTCGCAGTGGCACAGCTCGGGTCAGCTTCAGAGAACCAATCAGCAGCAGCTACTCCGTCGATGAGGACGAGGATGAAGACGAGAATGAGGAGGAGCTGCGAGAGGGCGTGGAGAACCAGCAGGAGGAAGATGAGGTGGAGGGAGGTTTCGGAAGCAGGTTGCATCTACAGAAAGGCATCCCACCTCAAATGGATCTGCTGG ATGGATCCTCCTATCACCAGCGGAGTCTGCGGCGAGGGTGGGGCCATTGCCGTATCCCCTCCGACCCTGCTCTCCACCCGGGCCCGGAGAGGCGCTCCCGACGCTCGCAGCCCGACCGGCCTCGGCTGGACACCCTGGACTggagaggggagaaagagagggatagCCAGGGCTCCGCCAACGGCTCCTCACTGACCCTCAAGCTGAGCCAGTACAAACACGAAGACTGCTCTACGTGCTCTTCATCCTCAGACTCGGAGGAAGAGGGCTTCTTCCTGGGACAGCCCATACCTCTCCCCCCGCAGCTCCGAAAGCAGCAACCTGAGGAGGgcaaagacagagagggagaagaggagagggaggtgcAGAGAGACTGGGGACTGAGAGGCAGCATAAGGCGGAGAAGAGCTCACAGCCTTGGTGCAAAGGACAAAGATAAAAACTGTGCTATCTCCTAA